The following proteins are co-located in the Opitutaceae bacterium genome:
- a CDS encoding sugar porter family MFS transporter produces MTAPSPHSHRFVLFATGVTAIGGFLFGYDTAVINGANSYLTAHLGLTPAEEGLAGASAILGCIPGAMFAGFLSDRFGRRKMLFLCAILYAVSGLLSAIPRTFEEFLAARIISGLGIGASSMICPVYIAEIAPERWRGRLGSLFQLGIVTGIFLTLFVNHVIQGMGDEEWNTAFGWRWMLGMEVVPAIAFIGLLFTVPESPRWLARRGRTDEARSILSKVDGPAHAEREMTAIQSAAPSAEAPFSALFSRNFRRPLALAALLALFQQFCGINAIMYYSTKIFETAGAVKNAAFTSSVWVGLINLIFTFVAIAFVDRLGRRPLLLIGTAVQSISLLLVGWLFHSGQQGPLLLGGVVLFIAAFAMGMGPITWIFCSEIFPNEIRGRAMSVATFVIWVACYIVAQTFPILNDSPAVGPAMTFWLYATVSLVSFLFVLTLIPETKGRTLEEIGRMWRTPAPSPKQMNPRHDIPRL; encoded by the coding sequence ATGACCGCCCCGTCCCCACATTCCCACCGCTTCGTCCTCTTCGCCACGGGTGTGACCGCCATCGGCGGATTTCTCTTCGGCTACGACACGGCCGTCATCAACGGCGCCAACTCGTACCTGACCGCGCACCTCGGATTGACGCCCGCCGAGGAGGGACTCGCCGGCGCGAGCGCCATCCTCGGCTGCATACCCGGCGCCATGTTCGCCGGTTTTCTCAGCGACCGGTTCGGACGCCGGAAGATGCTCTTCCTCTGCGCCATCCTCTACGCCGTGTCGGGCCTGCTCTCAGCCATTCCGCGCACGTTCGAGGAGTTCCTCGCGGCCCGCATCATCAGCGGTCTCGGCATCGGCGCATCATCCATGATCTGCCCCGTCTACATCGCCGAGATTGCTCCGGAAAGATGGCGCGGCCGCCTCGGCTCCCTCTTCCAGCTCGGCATCGTCACGGGCATTTTCCTCACACTGTTCGTCAACCACGTCATCCAGGGCATGGGAGACGAGGAGTGGAACACCGCCTTCGGGTGGCGCTGGATGCTCGGCATGGAGGTCGTGCCGGCCATCGCCTTCATCGGCCTGCTCTTCACCGTTCCGGAGAGCCCCCGCTGGCTGGCACGTCGCGGGCGCACCGACGAGGCCCGGTCCATTCTGTCCAAAGTGGACGGTCCTGCGCACGCGGAGCGGGAAATGACCGCGATACAGTCAGCCGCCCCCAGCGCCGAGGCACCCTTTTCCGCACTTTTTTCCCGGAACTTTCGCCGCCCGCTCGCGCTGGCCGCACTGCTCGCGCTCTTCCAGCAGTTCTGCGGCATCAACGCGATCATGTACTATTCGACCAAAATCTTCGAGACCGCAGGCGCCGTGAAGAACGCCGCCTTCACCTCCTCGGTCTGGGTCGGATTGATCAACCTCATCTTCACGTTTGTCGCCATCGCGTTTGTCGACCGGCTCGGACGTCGCCCGCTGCTGCTCATCGGCACGGCCGTTCAGTCCATTTCCTTGCTGCTGGTGGGCTGGCTCTTCCATTCCGGTCAGCAGGGCCCCCTGCTGCTCGGAGGCGTGGTGCTTTTCATCGCCGCGTTCGCGATGGGAATGGGCCCGATCACGTGGATCTTCTGCTCGGAGATTTTCCCCAATGAAATCCGCGGACGCGCCATGTCCGTCGCCACCTTCGTCATCTGGGTGGCCTGCTACATCGTGGCCCAGACTTTTCCGATCCTCAACGACAGTCCCGCAGTCGGCCCCGCCATGACCTTCTGGCTCTATGCCACGGTCAGCCTCGTTTCCTTCCTTTTCGTGCTGACCCTCATTCCTGAAACCAAGGGCCGCACCCTGGAGGAAATCGGCCGCATGTGGCGGACGCCGGCGCCGTCCCCGAAGCAAATGAACCCTCGTCATGACATACCTCGCTTGTGA
- a CDS encoding GntR family transcriptional regulator, giving the protein MMRSISPTPSTAPSGILKGLRLDPGNSLPLHAQAEQSLRALLAQPAQAPGTLLPDEVSLANAMGVSRNTLRAAIARLVSEGRLDRRAGVGTRVLEPKVHSGVGAWQSFTREMESKGVRVETYTVSTRSLTAPEEVARRLHLKPGAEVICLDRIRGWDATPVVRFRSYLHPRLKLKVGDDFSQPLYELIRSRCGVIADQSEDALSAVAADQRLARALRVAPGAPLLLRTRTVFDTRRKPIEYSIVHYRGDRFELSLTLRPS; this is encoded by the coding sequence ATGATGCGCTCGATTTCCCCCACTCCATCGACAGCCCCATCCGGAATTCTGAAAGGACTGCGACTGGATCCGGGCAACTCCCTGCCGCTTCATGCCCAGGCTGAGCAGTCCCTGCGTGCTCTCCTGGCCCAGCCCGCCCAGGCCCCCGGCACGCTGCTGCCCGACGAAGTCTCACTGGCCAACGCCATGGGCGTCAGCCGCAACACGCTGCGGGCCGCGATCGCCCGCCTGGTGAGCGAGGGAAGGCTCGACCGCAGGGCCGGCGTGGGCACGCGCGTGCTGGAGCCCAAGGTGCACTCCGGCGTCGGCGCATGGCAGAGTTTCACCCGCGAAATGGAGTCAAAGGGCGTGCGCGTTGAAACCTACACGGTGTCAACCCGCTCGCTGACCGCCCCGGAGGAGGTCGCCCGCCGGCTTCATCTCAAACCGGGAGCCGAAGTGATCTGCCTCGATCGCATTCGCGGCTGGGATGCCACCCCCGTCGTGCGCTTCCGCTCCTACCTTCACCCGCGCCTGAAGCTGAAGGTCGGTGACGACTTCAGCCAGCCCCTCTACGAATTGATTAGAAGCCGCTGCGGAGTCATCGCAGATCAATCCGAGGACGCCCTTTCCGCCGTCGCCGCCGATCAAAGGCTCGCCCGCGCGCTCCGGGTGGCACCCGGAGCTCCGCTGCTGCTGAGAACACGCACCGTCTTCGACACCCGCCGTAAGCCGATCGAGTATTCAATTGTCCACTACCGCGGCGATCGCTTCGAGCTCAGCCTGACGCTGCGCCCCAGTTGA
- a CDS encoding DUF4982 domain-containing protein, translating into MTSLALPFLPRSCHRRACLALAAICLFALPASVRAESATAPRIHLNWDDGWRFILSDPAGAEAPAFADASWEPVLLPHDWAIRGPIAKTHPGIGRMGYYPGGVGWYRKSFNLSPAFAGKHVRITFDGVYMNADVWINGHPLGRRPYGYVSFSHDLTPFLRSDGNPNVLAVRVDNSVQPSSRWYTGCGIYRHVWLTATNATHVEPNGIFVTTPEATSELAEIRVQTSVKHQNRAPIGVTVEHAVLRNGRRIATFTPTSQTIGAEGSLAFNQTIKLHAPELWSPESPALYLLETTVRAGGKLVDRVETRFGIRRLEFTTGQGFFLNGRNTKLKGVCLHHDAGPVGAAVPEDVLRRRLRLLQEAGCNAIRTGHAPMASEFYDLCDEMGILVMGETLDEWRIAKKDMAAGGYNQLFAEWAVRDVQDAILRDRNHPCVFMWSVGNEVRELGKPEGVADARRLRDAVHEIDSTRPVTCGINYMDQANQSGFADVFDVAGYNDGGGSVFLYREDRQKFPKRLFIGTEHPHTSQTRGVYRTTTRMREKIPGYPPIPDLAPQEVFTEVRDLGTERPTLSSSYDNNYVYLNARDSWRLTASLPHVMGEFRWTGIDYLGESSWPSRASSAGILDLAGFPKDHYYLYQSLWTTKPMVHLLPHWTHPGKEGVTIPVVAYSNAEEVELFQDGRSLGRQPMTLAWQIVWNVPYRPGVLKAVAYRNGRAMAETIQQTAGPAKRLTLEIDRTTMRANHRDALHATVRIVDEHGVLVPAADNRITYSVRGPLKLLGTGNGDVLDHSPAPSSARNAFMGMCLAICQATDEAGSAELTVSAEGLQPAGARIRIRPENN; encoded by the coding sequence ATGACATCACTTGCTCTCCCCTTCCTCCCCCGCTCCTGCCACAGACGGGCCTGTCTCGCCCTCGCGGCCATCTGTCTGTTCGCTCTTCCTGCCTCGGTTCGCGCAGAATCGGCAACTGCACCCCGGATTCACCTGAACTGGGACGACGGCTGGAGATTCATCCTCTCCGACCCCGCAGGCGCCGAAGCGCCGGCCTTTGCCGATGCCTCTTGGGAGCCGGTGCTTCTCCCGCACGACTGGGCCATTCGCGGCCCCATCGCAAAAACACATCCCGGCATCGGTCGCATGGGCTACTACCCGGGCGGTGTCGGCTGGTATCGAAAGTCCTTCAACCTGTCCCCCGCATTCGCCGGGAAACACGTGCGCATCACCTTCGACGGCGTCTACATGAATGCCGACGTCTGGATCAACGGACACCCCCTCGGCCGCCGCCCCTACGGCTACGTCAGTTTCAGCCACGATCTCACCCCGTTTCTCCGCAGCGACGGCAATCCCAATGTGCTCGCCGTGCGGGTCGACAATTCCGTCCAGCCCAGTTCCCGCTGGTACACCGGCTGCGGCATCTACCGGCACGTCTGGCTCACGGCCACAAATGCCACCCACGTGGAACCCAACGGCATCTTTGTCACAACACCCGAGGCGACCTCCGAACTCGCGGAAATCCGCGTGCAAACTTCGGTCAAACATCAGAACCGTGCGCCAATCGGCGTGACTGTCGAACACGCCGTCCTGAGGAACGGCCGCCGCATCGCCACATTCACCCCGACTTCACAGACCATCGGCGCAGAGGGTTCGCTGGCCTTCAACCAGACGATCAAACTCCACGCCCCCGAACTCTGGTCACCCGAATCACCGGCACTCTACCTGCTCGAAACCACCGTGCGCGCCGGTGGAAAACTCGTCGACCGGGTTGAAACCCGTTTCGGAATCCGCCGCCTCGAATTCACCACCGGGCAGGGATTCTTCCTGAACGGTCGCAACACCAAGCTGAAGGGCGTGTGCCTGCATCACGACGCCGGGCCCGTCGGCGCGGCCGTCCCCGAGGACGTCCTGCGGCGGAGACTGCGCCTCCTGCAGGAGGCCGGCTGCAACGCGATCCGCACCGGCCACGCCCCGATGGCGAGCGAGTTCTACGACCTCTGCGATGAAATGGGCATCCTGGTCATGGGTGAAACCCTCGACGAATGGCGCATCGCCAAGAAGGACATGGCCGCCGGCGGCTACAACCAGCTGTTCGCCGAATGGGCCGTGCGCGACGTCCAGGACGCCATTCTCCGCGATCGCAACCACCCGTGCGTCTTCATGTGGAGCGTGGGCAACGAAGTGCGCGAACTCGGCAAACCGGAGGGCGTCGCCGACGCGCGCCGGCTTCGCGACGCCGTGCACGAGATCGACTCCACGCGGCCGGTGACCTGCGGCATCAACTACATGGACCAGGCCAACCAATCGGGTTTCGCGGATGTCTTCGACGTCGCCGGCTACAATGACGGCGGCGGATCCGTTTTCCTCTACCGCGAGGATCGCCAGAAATTTCCCAAACGACTCTTCATCGGCACCGAGCATCCGCACACAAGCCAGACCCGGGGAGTTTATCGCACCACCACCCGCATGCGGGAAAAGATCCCGGGCTACCCGCCAATCCCCGATCTCGCACCGCAGGAGGTCTTCACAGAGGTCCGGGACCTCGGCACGGAACGCCCGACACTGAGTTCCTCCTACGACAACAACTACGTCTACCTGAATGCGCGCGACTCCTGGCGGCTCACCGCCAGCCTGCCCCATGTGATGGGGGAGTTTCGCTGGACCGGCATCGACTACCTCGGCGAATCAAGCTGGCCCAGCCGCGCGTCATCCGCGGGCATTCTCGATCTCGCGGGATTTCCCAAGGACCATTACTATCTCTATCAAAGCCTCTGGACCACGAAGCCAATGGTCCACCTGCTCCCGCACTGGACCCATCCGGGCAAGGAAGGCGTCACGATTCCGGTCGTCGCCTACTCCAACGCCGAGGAGGTGGAACTCTTCCAGGACGGCCGCTCCCTCGGACGCCAGCCCATGACGCTCGCCTGGCAGATCGTCTGGAACGTGCCCTATCGGCCTGGCGTGCTCAAGGCCGTCGCCTATCGCAATGGCCGCGCGATGGCCGAAACTATTCAGCAGACGGCTGGTCCCGCGAAACGGCTCACGCTCGAAATCGATCGCACGACCATGCGCGCGAATCATCGCGACGCCCTGCACGCGACAGTCCGCATCGTTGACGAACACGGCGTGCTCGTGCCCGCCGCGGACAATCGCATCACCTATTCGGTCCGCGGTCCCCTGAAGCTACTGGGAACCGGGAACGGCGACGTGCTCGATCATTCACCCGCGCCATCCTCCGCAAGAAATGCTTTCATGGGCATGTGCCTGGCCATCTGCCAGGCGACTGACGAGGCGGGCTCCGCCGAACTGACCGTCTCCGCGGAAGGCCTCCAGCCCGCAGGCGCCCGCATCCGAATCAGGCCGGAAAACAACTGA